ACTATACCCTATTAAGAGTATACTGTACACAACCGCAAAGATAAGGTAGATCATACCCCTGAAAAGTACCGTAAAAACTGTCCGTCCTGTCATTTACACACTTCCTTAATTAAAATTTCAGAATTCTGTTTTGCCAACCTCTGTATTTCAGCAATTTTATCAGTTCTCACACTATCCTCCGCGTTCCAACTCACCATTACTTCTTTTAACCTCGCACCTAATTGTTTAACTTCGATACGCCTAACCCATGCCCGCGGGCACGCACCCCCGTCAATTATAGCGGTACCGATTTTATTATCATTCCCAAACCCTACCACCGGCACCCCGGCTTTAAGGCTGAACACCACGCCGTGCATACGCATGGTGATAACCCCCGCCGCACCGGAGATAATGTTCAGCGCATCACCAAACTTCTGATACCCATCCGCAACTACGGGCCTAACTTTTTTTATGTACCGCGCTAACTCTTCTGACACAGCGGTATCGCATAAGGGTTGAAACGGTAAAATCACGGCTTCATTAAACCCGTACTCTATGGACAACCCATCCACCGCCTCTGCTATACTAACAATCTCTTCGTGAGTAAGCTCCGCACGGGGTATCACACAAAAATACTTACCCTTCCCTCTATTAACCTGCCCCGCAGAGGGTTTGGGTTCACACTCATACGCCCATACAGGGTCAGCAGTGACAACAATTTTATCAATCCCCACTCCTGTGGAGGATAATAATACCGCACTGCCCTTATCCCTCATGGTAATAACCTTAGCCCGGCGGTAAATATACCCGCACAAACGTTTAACCACCACGGACTTAACCGGCCCGAACCC
This region of Elusimicrobiota bacterium genomic DNA includes:
- the csaB gene encoding polysaccharide pyruvyl transferase CsaB is translated as MREKEMARVLISGYYGFGNLGDEVILKTIITALTSCGEGVELKVLSADTESTSAVFGVEAVPRWNFWSVLPGILWCNYFILGGGGLIQDRTGSVTAYYYLILSLAALVFGKKLIIYAQGFGPVKSVVVKRLCGYIYRRAKVITMRDKGSAVLLSSTGVGIDKIVVTADPVWAYECEPKPSAGQVNRGKGKYFCVIPRAELTHEEIVSIAEAVDGLSIEYGFNEAVILPFQPLCDTAVSEELARYIKKVRPVVADGYQKFGDALNIISGAAGVITMRMHGVVFSLKAGVPVVGFGNDNKIGTAIIDGGACPRAWVRRIEVKQLGARLKEVMVSWNAEDSVRTDKIAEIQRLAKQNSEILIKEVCK